Within Wyeomyia smithii strain HCP4-BCI-WySm-NY-G18 chromosome 2, ASM2978416v1, whole genome shotgun sequence, the genomic segment GAGAAGAAACTTTTCAATAATAACCACAAATAGTTACACCTTGACCCATAGTGCACCAAATCTCAGTACACAAAATCTCATTGAACTTACCGCTCGTCCCAGTGCAAATATCGTACTAGTGACCTGTGCAATGTCCTTTTTCTCGTACAAGTCCACCGTCTGGAAGACGTCCAGATCGGGAACGCCATACTTTTTGATGGCCTGCTGGAACAGGTTGATGTTCTCCATCATTTTGAACTGCGTACCGGAGGTGTTGATTTTGGCTACCGAACCGGGAGCCAGTTTGTTGATCAGTTTGCACAGCACCAGACCATCCCGGAGGGCATCCTCGTACAGCACACCAGCCGGGAATTTCTCCTGTAGGACCTCCTCGATCCAGTACTGTGCTTCTTTGTCCTTTTCCAAGTCACGCTTGCCAGCGATCTACGGAAAGGATgataccaaacaaaaaaaaacgtttccaATGTCTCGCACTTCTCGCAGAACCAAATCACTTGTTTCAATCACCACACGAAACACTTACCTTAGCGCGAACTTGACGCTCCAAAGCCATTCTGTTACGCTTGAGTTATTTCACAGACAACAAAAATATCACACTAATTGGTTGGGATCACGGCACCTGGATAATGTGCGCACTGAGCTCGCGAGGAACTTTCTTCGTCGAATCACTGTTCGGAACTGATGTCCATGGGGATGCAGCGAATCGCTTTTAAACATTAGCCGACTTGACAGGCCGATGACGGCGATGATCGGTTTGGTCACCGCGAATGGAGGCGGACTTGGAGCGAACTAGCGGAAATCCTTTCGTCGCTCATGCGCCGTACGCCTTCATGGAGAAAACGAAGTGCGCACGCAGCCCTTTTTTCTGTTTCTGGTCAGTGCTGTGGTTCTGTgagacgctgctgctgctgcatggGATGCACGAGAACACAGCGGCGGGCTTTGTTTTTCACGAAATTTACCGTGGGGGAGAGGAAATTATGCGCAATGTTTTATTTCCGTTTCCCTGTTCGCAAAAGTGGCACATTACACGGATGTAACTAATGAAGAGGGAAAGGCAGTCCAGCCTTGACCATGGTTTAtataaaagttatattttttggaTAATTGCTCTATAATTACTTCTATTTCCTATCAACATCAAGCTTATTCCATCAATCTCTTAAAAGTAGATTGGTTTtctcaaacaaaatttttatgtgTATGTTCAAATTGATTTTTGCTCGAAGTTCGCAACATGAAGAAACTTTTTATTTATAGGCCTATTTTAACCTAGTTCAACTCTCATTACATTTGGGACACTCTGGCATGGCTCCTGACTGTCTGAATATGGGATGATAGCTTCGTGTCATTTACGTTAACGATCTTGGATCATTTCTGCCGTTTTGCCTTGATCATTCAAGATACGGTGCGGGTGGGTAACAAGGAATTCCGCCTAATACGAGAAGGAATGTTTATAATGAAAGAGGGGAAAATTCGGGAAAGTTCCAAATTCGCATGTTAATCGGAAGGcgaaattttgttatttttcttcagccGAATCACGCCTGGTTGGTCCGTCTGGGATTAGTAACGATCGTTGATTGCTACAACAACAGCTGAAAACTTGTTTGCTCAGGCCTGGGCGTTGTCTGACCAGTTTGGTGGCATGCGAAATATGTTTGGTTTACTCCAAAGTAGAATGTATTATTTACCTCTCGAATGGCGTCATATTTCGCTCCGTTCGCTTTGACATCGTAAAACAGATTTACTGATGGCCGAtgctagcaaacgaataaaTTATCTTccaaaatttatacaaatagtTTATGTTTATTGTTAGCTAGCCGTTCCCAATTTGACCACAAAATGCAGAAAAACAGCCGTGCGGCTCATAAATTTCTTTTTAGACGATAAATTTACTTTCTCCTTATTTCTCGAAATATCTGCCTAGGTTTTCCAGttcataatttaaattttttctcataCCAGAACAGCGAATATTTAAAACACACTAAAAATACCGGAGCTTAAGATTTGCTAGTATGTGTTAATAACTTTTTTCGGTCTGATCAGAGAAATGTAATTATAGCTCTGTTTGGCGTCGATTAATTTGGCTTTAGTCTAGAGAAAACAAATGCGTAATCAAGAACCGCTGAGGTTGAAACAACAAACCAGTGACTGCGTTGATTGTCCGTGATTTCCTCTGTGTGTAGGATAAATTCCTGCGCTGCAGAGCGCAGAAAACCTACAACCAATCACCTAACACTTTAAACCAGAAACCAAAATTGAAAACCTAGAACTACAAATCAAAagtcaacaaaataaaactcGTGACCCAAAAATCAGATCCCGAAACTCTacgcaaaaatcaattttcagtgATTTTAAACCATTCAAATGGTCATTTTAATTCAAAAAGACTTTTGATAatttacttaataaattcatcctttttcaagtaatttttaaacagaaaacagagaacAGAAGACAGAGAacggaaaacagaaaacagaaataagaaaacagaaaacagaaaacacgtAGACGTATAATCTCGTCTCACAgtaacaaattgaaaaaccgaaaccatagagagcgtcacgaaaattttcaactttcaaatgcttaaaactcagtcagtttccaacgaatttctttcattcttacagcagttgattgaaaaattagctaTGCATCCACTAAACGtggaaaattgtgtttttgtGATGCTTTTtctatactattgaaaaatgtagagacTTTTTTAACGCATGTTTCAAACAATCAGAGCTGAAACGTGGCCTTTTTCTTCTGTATAGCTTAAAAGTTTGTATACGCTAAGGTATACAAACGATATGATTTGTATTTATTGTTGTTGCTTACTCACTCTACAAAGATACGCTTACCGGGAATTTAattctcagtagtcacgtaaaACCAAGCAGAAATTTAGTATTTGTTGTATAACTGATTGTTACAGCAAGAGGACAATTGACGCTTACTGGAAACAGGCTCGACTCGCAACCAGGAGAGGCAGCAGCTGATTTTAGCGCAGCGAGGCTGAGCAGGCGACTTATCGATTGCAGCGTTCCATAGCAGACGGATCAGCCGGCAGACCGGAGCACTGCATAGCATGGCTGAACATGTCcgggaattttttttctggatttgtAGTGTCGAGTCAGTCATTTGGCCACTGCTAATAGCAGTGGGTATGCCGGTTAGGGTACCAATCACTTGTATGGGAAACAAAGTaaccagaaaattaaaaaaaaacatttacaaaacgttcacctgctcgaaaaaacaccctgtgcaaaatgaCAGCTCAATCGGACTGAAAATGAGTTGGCGCAAAGCGACTGAAGATTGATcttgagaaatccgaaaaatcatgatattttttcagatgataccagatcttgacgtttcaTGCAGTTTTAAGCCAcctggcacaaaaaaaaatcaaaaacttcaTGCACCACTtgggttgaattttttttgattttcaaaggccaaacttcaataTCCTTgtgccaccccattttaagtccggtTGAGcgagatcgacttgaactgtcctacagtacggtcgcattttaccaacagctcgaggctaagtcttagactaccgagagatattgaaattttgtttttcgctttcaacaggcaatcgttttaaaagactacctgttgaaacgcaaagtaataaatttgttttcaacGTTAACGAGAGttcagtgagtaaatttggtttgagatatttctacttaaattctaaagtgaagtgaaagtgaagtgaagttttccagttatgcctggaagaaataaaaaagctcgctttgatgcggcttcgaGGAAACGTggggcatctcctccaagtgacactgaaatttcgactaacaggaaTGCTATtatttcttccgttggggatcaataagttcaaacttctcatactgagcttgaagccgttatgaagaaggtaaaagttccacctattgtggtatttgtagcaaatttaaaagcatttcgatcagaactttcatcatttctgtcggatgtgaaagttaattttcaaattggccgccatagtgaaattcgtattttggctgaatcttttgatggccataaacatcttttacagtatttgactgaaaagatgtataaattttattcttttgatgccaaaaactaGAGACCGTTTaaagctgttttgaaaggtctttcaaatgatcaatctattgatgaaattaaagattgtttgacagaatcacttggttttgcccccaaccaagtaattttgataaaacgaacggcaaatgccaaaattaatcaaactggaatacaccaggaaaattacttagtacattttgatcgtacaaaagtacataatttgaaatgtttggaaaaagcacgtgttttttAACGTGCAGATaaaatgggaaaatttcaagagacatggaggaatccataaccttacgcaatgtcggaatcgtcaagcctatggtcatggaactcgaaactgccatatggcagcaaaatgtatgatttgtggtgacactagtcacacgaaagatatctgccccgtgaaagagaccactaatagtttcaagtgtgtaaattgtgggggaaatcacaaatctaatttctttaattgtcctgtaaggtcaaaaattattgcttccagacaacgtaggaattctaaacaacctgttgtcaatgtgggtatacaaaagactttcaatactgttcaggcatcaccagcactttcattagcaggtgtgtcggtaataatttaaattcagataacaaatttcagacaaataatcctgttcaggcaacaccaggctgttcatatgccagtgtccttttaggtaatatttcaaattcaaacagtaacaaaccattcgtgtttggtgctgaaaagtcaggcagtattgatttaggttgTCCAACTCCCGAgtagattgaatacctacaacaatccatgctgcagctaatgtccgttttgttgaactgttcaagaaggtataaaatttacaactaatattgatttcaaataatgttgtaaattttctaaattggaatgctcgctctttaaaagcgaaagaggttgaatttttcaattttttaacagtccacgatgtgcatattgcagttgtgactgaaacgcttttaaagccaaatatcaaactaaaaaagaacacaaattttatagttcataggtttgatagaattgatgttgtcggtggtggagttgcaatagttatccaccgtagaataaaacatcgtgttttaccccatcttgaaaccaaagttatcgagagtttgggaattgaaattgaaacaagtattggcattttattcatagccgcagtgtatttgtcttttcaatgcactgatgaccgaaaaaattatttcaagggagatttgcaaaaactcacaagaaataaatctaaatttttaatcatcggtgattttaatgcgaaacaccGATCTTGGAacaatgctcaaagcaattccaatggaaaaatattgtttaatgattgctcggctggattttattcagttttatttccaaatggtcctacatgttattcttctgtTAGGAATGCacctacaattgatttggtactaacaaatcaaggtcattcatgcagtgatttattaactcatgctgactttgattctgatcattttcccataacattttctatttcccatgaaactattttaaatcccactagatctgtgtaaaattatcacaagactaattgggataaaTATCGTttcacgatcgaagaaaatttgaatgatgatattattttacaaaatagtgctgacattgacagagcattagataattttagcagcttaattctcaatgcccggaatttatcagttcctaaggctcgagtgaaatttaatgcaccaattattgacagtgaacttcaacttcttatacgtttgaagaacatacggagacgtcaataccaaagatctcgtgatcctgctttgaaaattatttttcaagaattacaaaaggaaattaaacatagattcactctcttgcgaaatgagaatttcatgagaaaagttgaacaactaaaaccttattcaaaactttTCTGGAAGCTtccgaaggttcttaagaaaccttagaagcccattccagtccttaaagatggtgattgcatttttctaacgaatgaacaaaaatctcaaaaacttgctcagcagtttgagagtgatCAGATctccacccaagaatttctttctgaagagttattggaaacaaacttgaatgaggtgcgaactattctcaaaaaattcaaaaacatgaaagcaccaggagatgatgggattttttatatcctcatcaaaagacttcccgaaaactctttaaatttcttggtaaaaacttttaacagatgctttgcactagcacgaaatgaaaaatgccaaagtcactccaattttaaaacctgaaaagtgtccagctgaggcatcaagctATAGActaattagtttactttcctctattagcaaactttttgaaagaataattcttaatagaatgataacacttattaatgagaactcaatttttgcaaatgagcagtttggttttcgccatgggcattccactactcatcagttacttagagtaacaaatatgattcgaacttataaatctgaaggctattcgactggagctgctcttctagatatagaaaaagcattcgacagtgtttggcataaaggtttaatagctaaaatgtcaaatctcagttttccgctttacctcacaaaaatgatacaaagttatttaactgaccgcactctccaggttaactatctaaatggtaaatctaatagattgcctgttagagctggtgtgccccAGTGGAATATCTTGGGcacaatcttatataacatttttacttctgatctccctgatttaccaccaggttgtgagaaatctctgttttgtgacgatacaagcatttccgcaaaaggaaaaagccttcgtgttatatgcagtcggcttcaaaaaagtttagatatattttcttcatacttacaaaaatggaagatttcccctaatgcttctaaaacacagttaattatttttcctcataagccaagagttccATTTATCAAACCTaccaataaccacgttattaagatgaacggtgtggtcttaaattggtctgatcaagttaaatacttagggctaattcatgataagaatcttactttcaaggagcacattgaaaatatccagtcaaagtgcaataagtatatcaaatgtttatatcctcttatcaacaggaattctagactttgtctcaagaataaactgttaatttataaacaaatttttgggacagcaatgttatatgcagttcccatctggacaagttgttgtgcaaccaggaagaagacacttcaaaggattcagaataaacttttaaaaatgattttgaagcgtcttccctggtttagcacgaacgagctacataggctcactaatgtagaaacattagaaaatatgtcaagccaaattattaacaaattccgacaaaaatcgttgcaatcctcaattgcaacgattagctcactttatagtcagtaagatagttttaagtttattttaagttttgttttattccttttttttctccttgacaagtaggtttaatatttttcctacaattacattaacttaactgcgaaagctaataacattcaataatataaaaaaagcgttcaaatatatatatatatatatatatatatatatatatatatatatatatatatatatatatatatatatata encodes:
- the LOC129724594 gene encoding muscle-specific protein 20, with product MALERQVRAKIAGKRDLEKDKEAQYWIEEVLQEKFPAGVLYEDALRDGLVLCKLINKLAPGSVAKINTSGTQFKMMENINLFQQAIKKYGVPDLDVFQTVDLYEKKDIAQVTSTIFALGRACYKHPEFKGPFLGPKPADECKRNFTEEQLNAGQSIIGLQAGTNKGATQAGQNMGAGRKIILGK